Proteins encoded within one genomic window of Parolsenella massiliensis:
- the rnc gene encoding ribonuclease III gives MPQSAAAERIEHIERICNHTFKDRDLVTAAITHPSAVEHLPVTASYERLEFLGDSILGAIVATDLFERFSQMDEGELTRLKISLVSGKTLSMVSEQLGIGECIVFGESEKGTGARGMHSALENVYESVVGALYLDGGYDVTHEFVSRTLGPHMVPELAERPVSPKSRLQEITQRELRCAPEYKLEGEQGPAHSPTFTSVVLVEGRRVGRGKGSSKKEAESMAAADAIERLAEEGVNCS, from the coding sequence ATGCCCCAAAGCGCCGCCGCCGAGCGGATTGAACACATCGAGCGAATCTGCAACCACACGTTCAAGGACCGTGACCTCGTCACGGCCGCGATCACGCACCCAAGCGCCGTCGAGCACCTGCCTGTCACGGCGTCCTACGAGCGTCTCGAGTTCCTCGGAGACTCCATCCTGGGCGCCATCGTGGCCACGGACCTGTTCGAGCGCTTCAGCCAGATGGACGAGGGCGAGCTCACGCGCCTCAAGATCTCGCTCGTCTCGGGCAAGACCCTCTCCATGGTCTCCGAGCAGCTCGGCATCGGCGAGTGCATCGTCTTCGGTGAGTCCGAGAAGGGCACGGGAGCGCGAGGCATGCACTCTGCGCTCGAGAACGTCTACGAGTCCGTCGTGGGCGCGCTGTACCTGGACGGCGGCTATGACGTCACGCACGAGTTCGTCTCGCGCACGCTTGGCCCCCACATGGTCCCTGAGCTCGCCGAGCGCCCGGTGAGCCCCAAGAGCCGCCTGCAGGAGATTACCCAGCGCGAGCTGCGCTGCGCCCCCGAGTACAAGCTCGAGGGCGAGCAGGGCCCCGCGCACAGCCCCACCTTCACGTCGGTCGTGCTCGTTGAGGGCAGGCGCGTCGGCCGTGGCAAGGGCTCCTCCAAGAAGGAGGCCGAGAGCATGGCTGCGGCCGATGCCATCGAGCGCCTTGCCGAGGAGGGCGTCAATTGTTCCTGA